The region CGTCATCTCATAGATACATTCCTTCTGTCCTCCAAGAATGATGTCATGAAAATAAAAATCTCTTAAATTCTGATTCGCCCTTACATTTTGAAGCCTTAGATAGCGATGTTTTTCATTTGTTGTAGTAAATAAAATGTTTTTCTTATTCAGTACTTCAAGAGGTCGTAAATTATGAGAAGTAAAAATAAGTTGCCCTTTTCCTGACTCCTCAAAAATTTTCAATATCTCTCCCAGTAAGAACTCAAAAATTCCACTGTCAAGCTCATCAATTGCAACCGTTACCGATGCATCCCTATAAGCTAATATCACTGTGTAGAGAATAGAAATTAGTTTCTTGATACCATCGGATTCGTATTGAAGTAAGATTTCATTCTTCCCTCTTCTTGCAAGCAATTGAGTCTCTATCAGCTTTTCTCCATTCTCCCCTTTTTGTTCCCCTAACTCTACCAAACGAATGCTAAGACCTGGTACTAATTCTCCAAGTACTACATTAACTAACTCAATCTTTTGTTGAATTATTGGTGTTAAATCTTTTGGTAGCAAGGATGTTCCGTTTAGTTTTAAACTTCCATATAGCATTGATACTGATTTTTTATCTTCGAAGACAAAAGAAAATGGTAGTGCAATATTAGCATTGATCACACCGCTCTGGACATTGCTGATAATATGCAGCTGGTACATTGCATAGTAATTGAGAAGATGAATTATGGTGTGAAATTCATTGTTATCTGACTCAGTTACTGATAATATTTCTTTTGAAAAAAAATAAGAAATACTATTCTTATATGACTTACTTAGTAATTCCTC is a window of Lachnoclostridium phytofermentans ISDg DNA encoding:
- a CDS encoding AAA family ATPase: MSKSIIRLQKINIQNLKNVALGNIRFSCNLWEDIYERKADVLGVYGQNGSGKTTLICALSLLKGLMSGTALPMNFSNMIKCGEQAAVCSFEFSVITEEQEKYKVLYEVTLTKEVNLTKEIASSQKENLSTLSEASKDNQVERSIVITNERFTISKLQSNRYEKSKTVKISEISDNVDVPNIKVSPNNFLADYLKEMKKEDIEELLSKSYKNSISYFFSKEILSVTESDNNEFHTIIHLLNYYAMYQLHIISNVQSGVINANIALPFSFVFEDKKSVSMLYGSLKLNGTSLLPKDLTPIIQQKIELVNVVLGELVPGLSIRLVELGEQKGENGEKLIETQLLARRGKNEILLQYESDGIKKLISILYTVILAYRDASVTVAIDELDSGIFEFLLGEILKIFEESGKGQLIFTSHNLRPLEVLNKKNILFTTTNEKHRYLRLQNVRANQNLRDFYFHDIILGGQKECIYEMTNPYVIRRAFKMAGDSDAK